GGAGGTGGAGGACGTGCCCCACGGCGGCGTGCGCCTGCTGCCCGGCACCCGGGACTTCCTGGACGCGCTGCCCGCCGACCGCTGGGCCGTGGTCACCTCCGCCACCCGGCGGCTCGCCGAGGCCCGTCTGGAAGCCGTCGGCATCCGGCCCAAGACCCTGGTCGCGGCCGACGACGTCATCCGAGGCAAGCCCGATCCCGAGCCCTACCTGCTCGCCGCCCGGCAGCTCGGCGTCGACCCCGCCCGCTGCGTCGTCTTCGAGGACGCCCCCGCCGGGCTCCGGGCCGGCCGCGCGGCCGGCATGGCCACCGTGGCCCTGGCCACGACCCACCGGTCCGGGGAACTGGACGCCGACCTGGTGGTCGGCGACCTGTCGGCGCTGTCCGTCCGGGTCACCGACGAGGGAGTGGACGTGTCCACCCGCGGCTGAGGACCGTCCGCCCCTGTCCAACATGTGGACAGGGGCGGCCTGTCAGCACCGTTCTTCTGGTTTACTGATGCCCATGACCGAGACGAGCAGCCGCACCCCTGCGACCGAGGCGACCGCGACGCCCGGTGCTCGTTGTATGGGTCCATGTCGAATGTGCGCCTGCTAGAGGGCCCCCGCAGCACCTGAGCCTCGCGCCCCGAAGCGAGAGCCGCGGCACCTCCCGCGCCGGTCCCCGGCGCGCCGGACGGACGCCTCCCCGCGCACACGACGTTCCCCCCGGTCCGCCGCCGCAGCCAGAACCTGCCGCGCGTCCGGACGAACGCGACGACACGCACCCCCGAACCCTCGACCCCGGTCGAGCGGGAACCCCCCGGGCACACCCACGCCCGCGTACCCGACAGTGACGGATATCCCAGTGATCACCACATCGGGCCTGACCAAGGTCTACCGCTCCCGCGGCCGCGAGGTCGCCGCCCTGGACGGCGTCGATCTCCACGTCCGCGAAGGCGAGGTCTACGGCGTCATCGGCCAGTCCGGCGCCGGCAAGTCCTCCCTCATCCGCTGCGTCAACCTGCTGGAGCGCCCCACCTCCGGCACCGTGACCGTCGCCGGGCAGGACCTCACCGCCCTCGCCGGCCGCGGCCCGCGCGCCGGACGGGAACTGCGCCGGGCGCGCAGCCGGATCGGCATGGTCTTCCAGCACTTCAACCTGCTGTCCTCGCGCACCGTGCAGGACAACGTCGAACTGCCGCTGGAGATCCTCGGCAGGTCCGGCAGGGAACGCTCCCGCAAGGCGCTGGAACTGCTCGACCTCGTCGGCCTCGCCGACAAGGCCAGGGCCTACCCCGCCCAGCTGTCCGGCGGACAGAAGCAGCGCGTCGGCATCGCCCGCGCCCTCGCCGGCGATCCCAAGGTGCTGCTCTCCGACGAGGCCACCAGCGCCCTCGACCCGGAGACCACCCGTTCCGTCCTCCAGTTGCTGCGCGACCTGAACCGGCAGCTCGGTCTGACCGTCCTGCTCATCACCCACGAGATGGACGTGGTGAAGACGGTCTGCGACTCCGCCGCCCTGATGGACCGGGGCCGGATCGTGGAGTCCGGCACCGTCGGCGAGCTGCTGGCCACCCCGGGCTCCGAACTGGCCGCCGCGCTGTTCCCGGTGGGCGGCGGGG
This is a stretch of genomic DNA from Streptomyces sp. TG1A-8. It encodes these proteins:
- a CDS encoding HAD family hydrolase translates to MTIRAHALLFDNDGTLVSSLDSVERCWARWAREYGITAEEFGRVELHGRTAVEIVADLLPARLVPEAVARVEQLEVEDVPHGGVRLLPGTRDFLDALPADRWAVVTSATRRLAEARLEAVGIRPKTLVAADDVIRGKPDPEPYLLAARQLGVDPARCVVFEDAPAGLRAGRAAGMATVALATTHRSGELDADLVVGDLSALSVRVTDEGVDVSTRG
- a CDS encoding methionine ABC transporter ATP-binding protein produces the protein MITTSGLTKVYRSRGREVAALDGVDLHVREGEVYGVIGQSGAGKSSLIRCVNLLERPTSGTVTVAGQDLTALAGRGPRAGRELRRARSRIGMVFQHFNLLSSRTVQDNVELPLEILGRSGRERSRKALELLDLVGLADKARAYPAQLSGGQKQRVGIARALAGDPKVLLSDEATSALDPETTRSVLQLLRDLNRQLGLTVLLITHEMDVVKTVCDSAALMDRGRIVESGTVGELLATPGSELAAALFPVGGGATGADRTVLDVTFHGESAARPVVSRLSRTYDIDVSILGAALETVGGVQAGRMRIELPGRYEDNVVPVGFLREQGLRIDVVGREPHLVKEDAE